The region AAAATGGACTTCGAACGCAGCGTCCAAGTCTTTGAAGATCTTGGGCTTAGTCGACTCGAGGCCGAAATCTATCTTTATCTCGTCCAGAATGCCCCCGCGACCGGGTATCGGGTGGCCAAAGGGCTCAACCGGCCGAACTCCAACACCTATAAGTCCATCGAGACACTGGCTTCAATGGGAATGCTGCTCGCTGAGGACGCCCATCGCCGGCAATGGCGGGCGATTCCCGTAAAGGACCTCCTCGACCGGATGGAGCGCCGGTTCCAGGAAAGAAAAATCTGGGCTGAAAAGAATATCCGTCCCCATGAACCCGTCGAAACCGATGACAGAATCTATCACCTCACAACAACTGACCAGGTTTTCGAACGGGCCGAGTGGATGCTGGAGAGATCCAAACGAGATGCCTTCATCGCCCCATTTCCAAAAGTTTACACCCGCCTATGCGAACCGATTCGCCGGGCGATCTCATGCGGCATTAAGGTCGCCCTCCTTGTTTATGAACCGACTCAGATGCCGGGGGCCCAGGTCGCCCTGCATAAAGACGCCCGTTCTCTCCTCGAGCGCCGGCCGGGACAGTGGCTGACAATGGCAACCGATGCTTCGCAATGGCTGCTGGCCACCATCGCCCCCGACGGCGATACGGTCCAGCAAGGGGTCTGGACCGCCAATCCGATGGTCGCCCGGGCTTACCACCATTGCGCCCACTCGGAATTCCTCATTTCGGCCATGCTGGCCGATCCCGCCGCCCACCATCCGGCACCGGCGCTCTATGACCGGTGGATCCATAAACTGCCCTACCCCAGGGAAAACCCAACGAGAGCAGAGTGAAGCGCAAAGGACGCACCATGAAATCCGGTTCATTCTGGAGACAGAAACCTCTCTGGTGGGCTTATCGGATCGCCATGGGTTTGGCGGTCTTGCTTGTCGTCATGCCGAGTCTCTATCTCGGCATTCATCGATGGATACCCATACCCATGACCTCTTTCATGATCCAGGATCGTCTCCATGCCAGATTCGCCGGAGAGCAGGATTATATATTTCGTTATGAATGGACCCCGTGGCATCAGATCTCCCCACATGCAGGTATCGCCGTTGTGGCGGCGGAAGACCAAAAGTTTCCATGGCATTCCGGCTTCGATGTCGAGGCGATCGAAGAGGCCTGGGAAGATCATCAGAAGGGCGGGCGCCTGCGCGGGGCGAGCACGATTTCGCAGCAGGTCGCCAAAAATCTCTTTCTATGGCCAGGGCGCAACTTTGTTCGCAAGGGTTTTGAAGCCACCTTCACTATCCTGATCGAATTCTTCTGGCCAAAGAAACGCATCCTTGAGGTTTATCTCAATACGGCGGAAATGGGCCGCGGCGTCTTCGGTGTCGGGGCGGCCGCCCGGCTTTACTTCAACAAATCACCCGGAAATCTCACAGCGCATGAATCCGCCCTGCTCGCCGCCGTCCTGCCGAATCCCATCCGTCTTCGCGCTGATAGACCCTCGGCCTACGTCAACCGGCGCGCGGAATGGATTCAAAAGCAGATGCGGCAACTCGGTGGGGCCTATTACCTCAGCGGGATTTGACCGGCGGATCCCTCAACGACAACCTCAACCGGCGTTGATCGGCCGGAGTTCCCAAACCTCCCCTGGACATCCGGCCGCGGCTGCTCCATCATTAGCCGGTCATGACTCCATTACATAAACATAAGCATGGTCACAGCCATGGACACCGACCGGCACCGTCCCAGGCCGGTGACTATCACCGCACCTTTATCATTGGGATCTGTCTCAATGCCGGTTTCGTATTCATTGAGGCCTTGTCTGGAATTATTTCCGGGTCGCTGGCCCTGCTGGCCGACGCGGGGCACAATCTCAGCGATGTCTTGGGCCTTATCCTTGCATGGGGCGCCACCCGGCTCGCAACCCGGGCGCCAACACCTTATCATACCTATGGTTTTCGCCGTTCGACGATCTTCGCCGCCCTGCTCAACGCGATTATCCTGCTGTTCGCCATCGGCGGCATCGCCTGGGAATCGATGCGCCGGTTGAACAATCCCCCACCCGTAGCGGGCGGCACCATAATGATTGTGGCGGCGGCCGGCATTGTCATCAATGGACTGACCGCCTGGCTCTTCTGGTCGGGCCGGCGGCATGATCTCAATATCCGCGGAGCTTTCCTCCATATGGCGGCCGACACATTGGTTTCGGCCGGCGTCGTCCTCGCCGGGCTGGCCATCACACTGACACATCTGCTCTGGATCGATCCTCTCATCAGTTTCATTATTGTGGTGGTCATTTTTGCCGGAACATGGGGATTGTTAAAGGAATCGGTTCTCATGGCGATGGATGCCGTCCCAAAGGGAATCGATCCTGTCGCCGTTCGCGCTTATCTGACGGATCTCCCTGGCGTCACAGCCGTGCATGACCTTCACATTTGGGCGACAAGCACTACGCAAACAGCCCTTACCGTACATTTGGTAAAGCCCGATCCCACAGATGATGACGCGGTGCTCACTCACATTTGCATCGCTCTCAAAAATGATTTCGGTATCAGCCATCCCACAATACAGTGGGAGCGGAACGATTGCGCAGCGCCCTGCGCTCCCCGGTCTTCATGATAAATACACTTTATTATTTCTCTGTAATATAAATATTTCCGTTTGTTGTGCGAATCTCCACGGGAATTTTCCCCCCGCGAATGTCTCCGGTTCCATATAAATACTTCTTCGGGCTGCCCTCCGATGTATCCCAATCCCGACTGCCTTCCGTTTCAATATCAAGTTCTGTGACGAATTGAAAATCCTGACTGCTGTTGCGTGTAAAGGCAATTCTGAGATCGAGGTCCATGGAAAAGCCTTTTGGAACGACCAATCTAATATCGCCATACCCGGAAGCCAGTCTGACACCTTTCCCTTTTCCGTCACCCTCTCCGGTAATCGTGACGTCGATGTCCCCTGCCCCCGTACCGGCCGTCACTGAACCGCCTTCCAACTCGATTTCAATATCACCGCCGCCCGTTTTGGCATGAACGAATTTCGCCGCATTCTCTATATGAATATCACCGCCACCGGTCGTGACATCGGCCCCTTCCGGCGCCTCATCGACATTAATTTCTCCTCCTGCGGTCAAAATCAAAATGGTTTCCGGATCATAATCGTCTGCCGAACCCCCACCGGGCCCTCGTGAATGCCCGGTACGATCGCGCACATTGCGATATTGGACATTCCCACCGCCGGATGTGGCCTTCAGATCTCCAATAACATTTTCGACAAGCACCGGGCCGCCGCCCGTCGTGATTTTTCCGTCCATTTCGCAATCGATGACTTCGATTTCGCCGCCGCCGCTGGTCAAATGCGCCTCGCCTTTACATCTCTTTATTGAAATGCTCCCACCCGCAGTTCTCCCGGAAAAGCGTCCTTCAAGATTGATCAACTCCAATCCGCCGCCATTCGATCGGAATTCGATATCACACATCCTTGGGACTTTAACTCTGAAATGTAACGAACTCGTTTGACGATGCCTGCCCTTCACCCACTCGGCAACTACCTCGCAGCCATCTTGATCTTCTTCAATCGAAATGTTATGATCCTCCACATCGCCGCTATTGTCGTACCAGGCAATGCGGATCACTGATTTGTCCCAGCCCTCAGCGAGTACGGATCCGCCCTCATTTATATCGAGCCTGAGCAACTGACCCGGTTTAAAGACCAGCTCTTCCACCTTCTCGTCCTGCCCGGAGGCCATACCCGTTATAAACAAAAGGCTTATTGAAACCAGAGTAACCCAAAGATTTTCGCGAGCGGTAAGCATATCAATCCCTCCTTATATGGGCGGGCCGCGAACCCGCCTCAGATTCACCATAAACCACTAATACTGATTGGTTGAATATTACATATACAATTCAACACCGCACAGCCGGATTACAAACCCTTGACGTGCTCAGCAGCATACTGCACGACAGCCGGATTTCCTTCCTGATCGGAAGATCGGATCGCCTGCCAAATTGCATCCGCCTCGACCGCCTGGCTGGACAATGCCTCCAGCGCCTTCAATCGCAATTGAACCGCCGGATCATTCTTCAACGTTATAAGCAGCGCATCCTTAACGGTGGAGTCAAATGTTTGTTGCTCCAGAGCCGTCATCGCTTTTAAACGAACCACCTGATTCGGATCATTGTGCAATGTATAAACTAGAGCTTCTTCAAGCCGCGGATCCCGTAATTGCGGGACCACCGCCATCGCTTTCAGCCGCCCTCCCAAGGTGTGTGAATCTAGGCTGCTAATTGTTCAAGACCTCGAAGGAAGGGGTCGCCGGCGCGTCCCCCCAAGCCCATGCTCCATCGCCCCATGAATATTGCAGCCACAAGCAGAACCATCACTCCGGCAGGAATTGCAAGCGGATGAATTCGCAGAAGATCCCGCAAATCCCTCCAGTATCCCCGGCCGCCGAAGGAACCGGCCGGCGGCCGCCGATTCAAAATTTCTTCCAATACGCGTCCCCGGACCGCATCACATACAGATGCCGTCGGTTCCGGAACCATAGCCTCTCCGGCCCCATCCAGATCCTCATGCCACTTGACCCGCTCCCGGCATTCACCGCATTGGCGGCAGTGTTCATTGAGTTTCTCCCGGTCGCTCACCTCAATCACGCCGGCAACAAGATCCTCAATCATCCTTTGGAAGAGTCCGCAATCCTTCATCTCACAATCTCCCTCTGGGAAGCCAGACTGCGGCGCATTTTGTCCACGCCGCGAAAGAGCAGGTTCTTGGCGGTCCCTTCGCTGCATTCCAGAACAGCGGCGATCTCCCGGCTGGGGAGTCTTTCAAAATACCTCAATGTCACGGCAACCCGATGAACTTGACGATCCCGCTGCCGCCGCCGGCTCCGCAACCAGTTGGCGCTGACACTGTGCGTCACACGCAGCAACCAGGAGCGGAATTCACCCTCGCCTCTGTAACTTCCCAGTTTTTCATAGGTTCGGATGAAGGCATCCTGCGTCAGATCCAGCGCGTCTTCCGGATTTCGGGCATAGGTGTAGACGAAGCGATAGACAAGCCTCTCGTAACGCTGCATCAGAATGGCGAATGCGGCATGCGAACCCTTCAATGTTTCAAAAACAAGATCGTGATCGTCGAGTGGCAAGGCTCTCTCCTGCGTTCACTACTTAGCCTGCCGGCGCCTGCCGGTAATTCCTATATAGATACAGACACCGGAACGGCGGATAGGTTAGCATCCACCGCTGATTTTTTACCAAAGTCTCCGGCCGAGGTGGCGGATATCCGGGATCCCAGATTCTCAGGGTCTTAGAGTCTCAATGATTTCAGTACTGACCCAATACAGATCATCATGCAGCGAATAGAACAGGTATTTCCCATCGGGTGTCACGGTCGCCTGGCCGACCAGTGGGGGGATATCATAGTGATCATGAAGATAGAGGGCATCGCCCCAAGAACCGTCGGCGTTCCTGAAACAAATGTATAGACCGTTTTTTCCGGGAATGTATCTATCAAATACCATATAGCTCTCGTCAGGTGCGATATAGGGATGCGCACTGGGTTCAGCACCCACGCCGCCACCGACTCTTTCAGGCTCTAAATACACTCCGCCTTCAAACTCGACTTTGCCGATACCGCCATCCTGTGGTCCGCCGGGCATTGTATAATAGATGGATCCATCAAGGGCGGCGGTGGCATACATCCCCATGAATAGTTTTTCAGGATCCCGCCATCCATTGTCGACACGCTTGGCCCTGCATATTTGGCGCGGCTGCCGAATTGTAGGTCTTGCATTAAAGAGAATCGACTTCCCATCCGGCGCGACATTCGCTTCTTCGCATTCAAGGG is a window of Candidatus Eisenbacteria bacterium DNA encoding:
- the mtgA gene encoding monofunctional biosynthetic peptidoglycan transglycosylase; translated protein: MKSGSFWRQKPLWWAYRIAMGLAVLLVVMPSLYLGIHRWIPIPMTSFMIQDRLHARFAGEQDYIFRYEWTPWHQISPHAGIAVVAAEDQKFPWHSGFDVEAIEEAWEDHQKGGRLRGASTISQQVAKNLFLWPGRNFVRKGFEATFTILIEFFWPKKRILEVYLNTAEMGRGVFGVGAAARLYFNKSPGNLTAHESALLAAVLPNPIRLRADRPSAYVNRRAEWIQKQMRQLGGAYYLSGI
- a CDS encoding cation diffusion facilitator family transporter, with translation MTPLHKHKHGHSHGHRPAPSQAGDYHRTFIIGICLNAGFVFIEALSGIISGSLALLADAGHNLSDVLGLILAWGATRLATRAPTPYHTYGFRRSTIFAALLNAIILLFAIGGIAWESMRRLNNPPPVAGGTIMIVAAAGIVINGLTAWLFWSGRRHDLNIRGAFLHMAADTLVSAGVVLAGLAITLTHLLWIDPLISFIIVVVIFAGTWGLLKESVLMAMDAVPKGIDPVAVRAYLTDLPGVTAVHDLHIWATSTTQTALTVHLVKPDPTDDDAVLTHICIALKNDFGISHPTIQWERNDCAAPCAPRSS
- a CDS encoding DUF4097 domain-containing protein — translated: MLTARENLWVTLVSISLLFITGMASGQDEKVEELVFKPGQLLRLDINEGGSVLAEGWDKSVIRIAWYDNSGDVEDHNISIEEDQDGCEVVAEWVKGRHRQTSSLHFRVKVPRMCDIEFRSNGGGLELINLEGRFSGRTAGGSISIKRCKGEAHLTSGGGEIEVIDCEMDGKITTGGGPVLVENVIGDLKATSGGGNVQYRNVRDRTGHSRGPGGGSADDYDPETILILTAGGEINVDEAPEGADVTTGGGDIHIENAAKFVHAKTGGGDIEIELEGGSVTAGTGAGDIDVTITGEGDGKGKGVRLASGYGDIRLVVPKGFSMDLDLRIAFTRNSSQDFQFVTELDIETEGSRDWDTSEGSPKKYLYGTGDIRGGKIPVEIRTTNGNIYITEK
- a CDS encoding RNA polymerase sigma factor: MPLDDHDLVFETLKGSHAAFAILMQRYERLVYRFVYTYARNPEDALDLTQDAFIRTYEKLGSYRGEGEFRSWLLRVTHSVSANWLRSRRRQRDRQVHRVAVTLRYFERLPSREIAAVLECSEGTAKNLLFRGVDKMRRSLASQREIVR